From Domibacillus sp. DTU_2020_1001157_1_SI_ALB_TIR_016, a single genomic window includes:
- a CDS encoding NRAMP family divalent metal transporter, producing MSKQKQLQQQEKSNWSILLGAAFLMATSAIGPGFLTQTTVFTQQLAASFGFVILVSILLDIGAQTNIWRILVVAEKRAQDIANLVFPGLGYVLAALIVLGGIAFNIGNIGGAGLGANVIFGIDPVMGAIISAVIAVAIFLVKEAGLLMDKFTQIMGFVMIGLTLFVVFKASPPVGEAVIKTFAPDTIDLLAIVTLVGGTVGGYITFAGGHRLLDAGIKGVGAVPQVTKSSVSAIGIASIMRIFLFLAALGVVAQGLPINPENPPASVFQQAAGNIGYRLFGVVMWAAAITSVVGAAYTSVSFIRTFHPMIAKYDKAIIVGFILVSTGIFTTIGQPVKMLILAGALNGLILPVALTVMLIAAYKKSIVGEYRHPIWMTIAGAIVVILMTFMGGYTLINQLPTLFK from the coding sequence ATGTCAAAACAAAAACAGCTTCAACAGCAGGAAAAATCAAATTGGAGTATATTATTAGGCGCTGCCTTTTTAATGGCGACTTCCGCCATTGGCCCCGGCTTTTTAACGCAGACAACGGTTTTTACTCAACAGCTCGCCGCCAGCTTCGGTTTTGTTATTTTAGTTTCGATTTTGCTGGATATTGGCGCTCAGACGAATATTTGGAGAATTCTTGTTGTGGCGGAAAAGCGGGCACAGGATATTGCAAACCTCGTTTTCCCGGGTCTGGGCTACGTGCTTGCTGCGCTGATTGTTTTGGGCGGCATTGCTTTTAATATCGGTAATATTGGCGGTGCCGGTCTTGGTGCCAATGTTATTTTCGGGATAGACCCGGTGATGGGTGCTATTATCAGTGCTGTAATTGCCGTCGCCATCTTTCTTGTAAAAGAAGCCGGTCTATTAATGGATAAGTTTACACAAATAATGGGGTTTGTCATGATTGGCCTTACCCTGTTTGTTGTCTTTAAAGCAAGCCCTCCGGTCGGGGAAGCGGTAATCAAAACATTTGCCCCGGATACGATTGACCTGCTTGCGATCGTTACCCTTGTTGGCGGTACAGTGGGCGGCTATATTACATTTGCTGGAGGACATCGTCTTTTAGATGCGGGAATAAAAGGAGTCGGCGCAGTTCCACAGGTGACGAAGAGCTCAGTGTCTGCTATCGGAATTGCTTCAATCATGCGTATTTTTCTTTTCCTTGCTGCACTTGGTGTTGTGGCACAGGGCTTGCCGATTAATCCGGAAAACCCGCCGGCGTCTGTGTTCCAGCAGGCCGCAGGTAATATCGGATACCGCCTGTTTGGTGTGGTGATGTGGGCTGCGGCAATAACGTCTGTTGTCGGAGCAGCTTATACATCTGTTTCGTTTATCCGCACGTTCCATCCCATGATTGCAAAGTATGATAAAGCAATTATTGTTGGCTTTATTTTAGTATCAACTGGTATCTTTACGACCATTGGCCAGCCGGTGAAAATGCTTATTTTAGCCGGAGCATTAAACGGTCTTATTCTGCCGGTTGCACTTACGGTTATGCTCATTGCAGCTTATAAAAAATCGATTGTTGGTGAGTACCGTCACCCGATTTGGATGACAATCGCGGGGGCTATTGTCGTTATACTCATGACTTTTATGGGCGGCTACACATTAATCAACCAGCTCCCAACATTATTCAAATAA
- a CDS encoding 5-oxoprolinase subunit PxpA gives MKIDINCDMGESFGAYSIGHDKDIMPYITSANIACGFHAGDPDVMKKTVHLAMEHGVKMGAHPGFQDLAGFGRRNMALSPEEVYSLVVYQIGALQAFVQIEGTALHHVKPHGALYNMAASNEEMASAIAAAVKDVDTSLILYGLAGSKLVEAGQKAGLKTASEVFADRTYTREGMLTPRRLPHALIEDSEEAVSQVIRMAKEKKVRAADGTEVDIQADTVCIHGDGPHALSFARLIRTKLQEEGIDVRSIAREE, from the coding sequence ATGAAAATAGATATTAACTGTGATATGGGAGAAAGCTTTGGAGCATACTCTATCGGCCATGATAAGGACATCATGCCATACATTACATCGGCGAATATTGCCTGTGGATTTCATGCAGGCGATCCGGATGTGATGAAAAAAACGGTTCATTTAGCGATGGAGCATGGCGTCAAAATGGGCGCCCATCCAGGCTTTCAAGATTTAGCCGGTTTTGGACGCCGGAACATGGCACTTTCGCCAGAAGAAGTATACTCACTTGTTGTGTATCAAATCGGCGCTCTTCAGGCGTTCGTGCAAATAGAAGGAACTGCCCTGCATCATGTGAAGCCGCATGGTGCACTTTATAATATGGCAGCTTCAAATGAAGAGATGGCGTCTGCTATTGCGGCAGCCGTTAAAGATGTGGATACATCTCTTATTCTATACGGTCTGGCGGGAAGCAAACTGGTTGAAGCCGGCCAAAAAGCAGGACTGAAAACAGCCAGTGAAGTTTTTGCGGACCGTACTTATACCCGGGAAGGGATGCTGACGCCGCGGCGTTTGCCCCATGCATTAATTGAGGACTCGGAAGAAGCGGTATCTCAGGTAATCCGTATGGCGAAAGAAAAGAAAGTACGGGCAGCAGACGGGACAGAAGTCGATATTCAAGCGGACACGGTATGTATACATGGCGACGGACCTCACGCGCTTTCTTTTGCCCGGCTGATCCGGACAAAGCTGCAGGAAGAAGGGATTGACGTGCGTTCAATCGCCAGGGAGGAATAA
- a CDS encoding IclR family transcriptional regulator, protein MNKTVLKSMEIIQLFFTEEKLTLLQMIEKTGLPKTSAYRMAESLLELGFLEKDQEGTYRLGLIFLALGNLVAERLDIRSIALPYMQKLRKETGEAVNLVIRDGDEAVYIEKVDTQERVRVYTQIGRRAPLYGGACPRILLSFMEYAEQERFIESSEIVRYAKGTPKNKEELRQLIEETRKNGWSISHSELEDHSSAIAAPIFNHKGDVVAGISLVGPEVRFQDETHAKEMIEKLTEASRQISAELGAVDR, encoded by the coding sequence GTGAATAAAACCGTTCTTAAATCAATGGAAATCATCCAATTGTTTTTTACAGAAGAAAAATTAACGCTGCTGCAAATGATAGAAAAAACGGGGCTGCCGAAAACGTCTGCTTACCGAATGGCAGAATCATTGCTTGAACTCGGATTTCTCGAGAAAGACCAGGAAGGTACCTACCGTTTAGGGTTAATTTTCCTGGCGCTCGGCAATCTTGTCGCTGAACGGCTGGATATCCGCTCCATTGCATTGCCCTACATGCAAAAACTCCGGAAAGAAACAGGGGAAGCTGTGAATCTTGTGATCCGGGACGGAGATGAAGCGGTTTACATTGAGAAGGTTGATACGCAGGAACGTGTCCGTGTTTACACACAAATTGGCCGCCGTGCCCCGCTATATGGAGGGGCATGCCCGCGTATCCTGCTGTCTTTTATGGAGTATGCCGAACAGGAGCGGTTCATTGAGTCATCCGAGATTGTACGTTATGCAAAGGGAACACCGAAAAACAAAGAAGAACTGCGGCAGCTTATTGAGGAAACACGGAAAAATGGCTGGTCGATCAGCCATTCTGAATTAGAAGATCATTCTTCGGCTATTGCTGCTCCTATTTTTAATCACAAAGGAGACGTAGTAGCCGGGATCAGCCTGGTAGGACCTGAAGTCCGCTTTCAGGATGAAACACATGCAAAAGAAATGATTGAAAAGCTAACAGAAGCATCACGGCAGATTTCCGCTGAACTCGGTGCCGTAGATCGCTGA